A genomic segment from Arcobacter acticola encodes:
- the rsmD gene encoding 16S rRNA (guanine(966)-N(2))-methyltransferase RsmD → MASDRPTTKIIAGKYKGKILELPSLDVTRSSKARLKESLFNVLQFDIIDKIFIESFAGSGSIGLEAISRGAKRAYFIEKDRNSYQILLKNCKAVEMEKCQTVQANTFVQTPLILDFLKSSKDEIVLYVDPPFDYRDGMDDIYVQSFDMIRNIELDNIFIVIIEHVSSLEMPEVLGRFTLNKTKTFGKSALSYYFYTQE, encoded by the coding sequence ATGGCAAGTGATAGACCAACTACAAAAATAATTGCAGGTAAGTATAAAGGAAAAATTTTAGAATTACCTTCTTTGGATGTAACAAGAAGTTCAAAAGCTAGATTAAAAGAGTCCTTATTTAATGTTTTACAGTTTGATATAATTGATAAAATTTTTATTGAATCATTTGCAGGAAGTGGTTCTATTGGATTAGAAGCTATTAGTCGAGGTGCAAAAAGAGCATATTTTATAGAAAAAGATAGAAACTCTTATCAAATTTTGTTAAAAAATTGTAAAGCTGTAGAAATGGAAAAATGTCAAACTGTGCAAGCAAATACTTTTGTTCAGACTCCATTAATTTTAGATTTTTTAAAATCTTCGAAAGATGAAATTGTTTTATATGTTGATCCTCCTTTTGATTATAGAGATGGAATGGATGATATATATGTACAATCATTTGATATGATAAGAAATATTGAATTAGATAATATTTTTATAGTAATAATTGAGCACGTAAGCTCACTTGAAATGCCAGAAGTTTTAGGAAGATTTACACTTAATAAAACTAAAACATTTGGTAAAAGTGCTCTTTCTTATTATTTTTATACACAAGAGTAA
- a CDS encoding ABC transporter permease: MFKVALYLLITVILTIFLMPFFYTVSPYQLDPSKILEAPSLSHLFGTDRLGRDMLARVLQGGQTSLIIGFLAASISSILGLVIGITAGYFKGNVDRTITIVIDLFLTFPTFFLLLALVSYIQASSLILIIVISITGWMGMSRLIRSESFAIGNKPFIKILRLSNVSTFKIIFKYFAPILAPIFLISFTFGVGGSILAESGLSFLGLGINAPQMSWGSLLSDGKAVIDIAWWVSFFPGLMIFLITFCLIQISDYLQGLANSKEMIKN, encoded by the coding sequence ATGTTTAAAGTAGCTTTATATCTCTTGATTACAGTTATTTTAACTATTTTTCTAATGCCTTTTTTTTATACGGTTTCTCCTTATCAGTTGGATCCCAGTAAAATATTAGAAGCTCCATCTTTAAGCCATCTATTTGGAACTGATAGACTAGGTAGAGATATGTTAGCTAGAGTATTGCAAGGCGGTCAAACTTCATTGATTATTGGTTTTCTTGCAGCTTCTATTTCTTCTATTCTTGGATTAGTTATAGGAATTACAGCTGGATATTTTAAGGGAAATGTTGATAGAACCATTACTATTGTAATTGATCTTTTTTTAACTTTTCCTACTTTCTTTTTATTGTTAGCATTGGTTTCTTATATACAAGCTTCTTCTTTGATTTTAATTATTGTTATTTCAATTACAGGTTGGATGGGAATGTCAAGATTAATTAGATCTGAGAGTTTTGCAATTGGAAATAAACCTTTCATAAAAATATTAAGATTATCTAATGTTTCTACATTTAAAATTATATTTAAATATTTTGCACCAATACTTGCTCCAATTTTTTTGATATCATTTACTTTTGGAGTAGGTGGTTCAATATTAGCAGAATCAGGACTTTCTTTTTTAGGACTTGGTATAAATGCTCCCCAAATGTCTTGGGGAAGTTTACTAAGTGATGGTAAGGCTGTTATTGATATTGCTTGGTGGGTTAGTTTTTTCCCTGGTTTAATGATATTTTTAATCACATTTTGTTTAATACAAATATCTGATTATCTTCAAGGTCTTGCAAACTCAAAAGAGATGATAAAAAATTAG
- a CDS encoding SDR family NAD(P)-dependent oxidoreductase, whose amino-acid sequence MQNILITGCSSGIGLQTALTLKENNYKVYASARKEEDVQMLKDLGFETFQIDVKNKEDISNAFETIIKNDIKLDAVFNNAGYGQPGAVEDLSVDTLKEQFDTNFFGLHEVTLQAMKIFRTQGFGKIIQHSSVLGIISLKYRGAYNASKYAIEGITDTLRQEVLGSNIFISTINTGPVTSKFRENALIKFNKNIQIEGSFFEEVYKKELKVRLESNDNNAPFNLPATSVANVVLKIMQTQKPKPRYYVTKATYILGFLKRILSTSLMDKLLNKI is encoded by the coding sequence ATGCAAAATATATTAATAACGGGTTGTTCTTCAGGAATTGGATTACAAACAGCCCTTACTCTAAAAGAAAATAATTATAAAGTTTATGCAAGTGCTAGAAAAGAAGAAGATGTACAAATGTTAAAAGATTTAGGCTTTGAAACTTTTCAAATAGATGTTAAAAATAAAGAAGATATTTCAAATGCTTTTGAAACTATTATAAAAAATGATATAAAACTAGATGCAGTTTTTAATAACGCAGGCTATGGACAACCTGGTGCTGTAGAAGATTTAAGTGTTGATACACTTAAAGAACAATTTGATACAAACTTCTTTGGACTTCATGAAGTTACCTTACAAGCGATGAAAATATTTAGAACTCAAGGCTTTGGAAAAATCATCCAACACAGCTCTGTTCTTGGAATCATCTCTTTAAAATATAGAGGTGCATATAATGCAAGTAAATATGCAATTGAAGGAATAACTGATACATTAAGACAAGAAGTATTAGGAAGTAATATTTTTATTAGCACTATAAATACAGGGCCTGTTACATCAAAATTTAGAGAAAATGCTTTAATAAAATTCAATAAAAATATTCAAATAGAAGGAAGTTTTTTCGAAGAAGTTTATAAAAAAGAGTTGAAAGTTAGACTTGAATCAAATGATAACAATGCCCCTTTTAATCTTCCAGCTACTAGTGTAGCAAATGTAGTGCTAAAAATCATGCAAACACAAAAACCAAAGCCTAGATATTATGTAACAAAAGCTACTTATATTTTAGGATTTTTAAAAAGAATTCTTTCTACTTCTTTAATGGATAAATTATTAAATAAAATCTAA
- a CDS encoding TIGR02757 family protein has product MTKRDKEIKELLDNEVNQRNNNLELTYDKPDPLLVASRYDDEFIILLCALFAYGNARLIVKLLDTFEFSLLEKSDEMIDKELDSFYYRFQNSQDIKTIFKTFKRLKQIDSLNSIFVNAYKKENSVLEGIDALIQTIHNIANYKSQGFTFLISSPFKRDKQGIIKELGNAPYKRWNMYLRWMVRDDNLDLGLWRGVDKKDLILPLDTHTFKVSQKLGLLDRQSYDLKSALLITQKLKEFDSLDPIKYDFSLYRIGQEKIKI; this is encoded by the coding sequence ATGACAAAAAGAGATAAAGAGATAAAAGAGCTTTTAGATAATGAAGTAAATCAACGAAATAATAATTTAGAATTAACATATGATAAGCCAGATCCACTTTTAGTAGCTAGTAGATATGATGATGAATTTATAATTCTTTTATGTGCTTTATTTGCCTATGGAAATGCAAGATTGATAGTAAAACTTTTAGATACATTTGAATTTTCATTACTTGAAAAAAGTGATGAAATGATAGATAAGGAATTAGACTCTTTTTATTATAGATTTCAAAACTCCCAAGATATAAAAACAATTTTTAAAACTTTTAAACGATTAAAACAAATAGATAGTTTAAATAGTATATTTGTAAATGCATATAAAAAAGAAAATAGCGTTTTAGAAGGAATAGATGCTTTAATTCAAACTATTCACAATATTGCAAACTATAAGTCACAAGGCTTTACTTTTTTAATTTCTAGCCCTTTTAAAAGAGATAAGCAAGGAATAATAAAAGAGTTGGGAAATGCTCCATATAAAAGATGGAATATGTACTTGCGTTGGATGGTAAGAGATGATAATTTAGATTTAGGACTTTGGCGTGGTGTTGATAAAAAAGATTTGATTTTACCTTTAGATACTCACACTTTTAAAGTTTCTCAAAAACTAGGACTTTTAGATAGACAAAGTTATGATTTAAAATCAGCACTTTTAATAACACAAAAACTTAAAGAGTTTGATAGTTTAGATCCTATTAAGTACGATTTTTCATTATATAGGATTGGACAGGAGAAGATTAAAATCTAA
- a CDS encoding IS1634 family transposase, with protein MSLHIRQKKNSSGTISIQIIDRVHRKYKVIETIACVKNDLDLQIYLDVANKRLEELRQQMYPTLFDENKNEELIFIELGNNDLIPIGDELIYGKLFERLGCSSVDLDCKRLQMFKNLVVSRLLYPGSKLYLIDYLEYFKKESVDKNAIYRFLDTLYEENLKLQIEKCVFDHTYAKMNQTIAFTFYDVTTLYFESESEDDLRRIGFSKEGKLARPQIQLGLFTTLQGYPLSFEVYEGNKYEGHTLVDVLKKFQNKFQLKNKPVVVADRGMLNNNNLVYLENNGYKYILAAKIKNISNDLKEQISNLIFLNDGVTHTLKFNKDIPYTDENDNKQSININQRLVLSYSTARAKKDKHNRDKALERLKKKIEFSKSITKKDLKLSYYAKYLNIDDHKCDITFNINNQKVDNDSKLDGIKGFITNDFTLTPSEIIEHYNNQYAVEQAFRISKTDLKIRPIYHRLETRIKAHILISFVSYSIYKEFDSKLKENNIKFKFSQKLLRDIIKHMFALRTNGKLVYLKFDEIQQQVYNAIKNS; from the coding sequence ATGAGTTTACATATTAGACAGAAGAAAAATAGTAGTGGAACAATCAGTATTCAGATTATCGATAGAGTTCATAGGAAATATAAGGTTATAGAAACTATTGCTTGTGTAAAAAATGATTTAGATTTACAAATTTATTTAGATGTTGCAAATAAACGTTTAGAAGAACTGCGTCAACAAATGTATCCTACTTTATTTGATGAAAATAAAAATGAAGAGTTAATATTCATAGAACTTGGAAATAATGATTTAATACCAATAGGTGATGAATTAATCTATGGAAAATTATTTGAACGATTGGGATGTTCTAGTGTAGATTTGGATTGTAAAAGACTTCAGATGTTTAAAAATCTTGTTGTATCAAGATTACTGTATCCTGGTAGTAAATTATATTTGATTGATTATCTTGAATATTTTAAAAAAGAGAGTGTAGATAAAAATGCTATCTATAGATTTTTAGATACACTTTATGAAGAGAATTTAAAACTACAAATTGAAAAATGTGTATTTGATCATACTTATGCAAAAATGAACCAAACTATTGCATTTACATTTTATGATGTTACAACCCTGTACTTTGAATCTGAGAGTGAAGACGATCTTAGACGTATTGGATTTAGTAAAGAGGGTAAATTAGCACGTCCTCAGATACAACTGGGATTGTTTACAACACTACAAGGATATCCATTAAGCTTTGAGGTTTATGAGGGTAATAAATATGAGGGACATACTTTAGTTGATGTACTTAAAAAGTTTCAAAATAAATTTCAATTAAAAAATAAACCTGTAGTTGTAGCTGATAGAGGAATGCTAAACAATAATAATCTAGTATATCTTGAAAATAATGGATATAAATATATCCTTGCAGCCAAAATAAAAAATATATCAAATGATTTAAAAGAGCAAATATCAAACTTGATATTTTTAAATGATGGAGTAACTCATACACTTAAATTTAATAAAGATATACCATATACTGATGAGAATGACAATAAACAATCCATAAATATCAATCAAAGGTTAGTTCTTTCATATTCAACGGCAAGAGCTAAGAAAGATAAACATAATAGAGATAAAGCACTTGAAAGATTAAAGAAAAAAATTGAATTCTCAAAATCTATCACAAAAAAAGATTTAAAACTATCATACTATGCTAAATATCTTAACATCGATGATCATAAATGTGATATCACTTTTAATATCAATAATCAAAAAGTTGATAATGATTCAAAATTAGATGGTATAAAAGGTTTTATTACAAATGATTTTACACTAACACCAAGTGAAATTATAGAACACTATAATAATCAATATGCAGTAGAACAAGCATTTAGAATATCAAAAACTGATCTTAAAATCAGACCCATATACCATAGGCTAGAAACCAGAATAAAGGCTCATATTCTTATTTCATTTGTATCATACTCAATTTATAAAGAGTTTGATTCAAAACTTAAAGAAAATAATATTAAATTTAAATTCTCACAAAAACTTTTAAGAGATATAATTAAACATATGTTTGCACTTAGAACAAATGGAAAATTAGTCTACTTGAAATTTGATGAAATTCAACAACAAGTTTATAATGCAATTAAAAATAGTTAA
- a CDS encoding GGDEF domain-containing protein produces the protein MIENIKDIIEQLTTKEKEFVNTNAIDTPLKLIPLLLKRVNPQNVQTLASLIKKSVLPSICSKTNDEIDELFTQIEKDVNLLFKKEIQDKIEEFINKRFERDKKVVIERTSDISKLVLLMEEYLNDAISSNGSGSKVVLNIKERIESINIRDNGLEELTKLQNELVTAAISIEKEMNTVTSKLETGKTKVQELEEKITTLEEELNKTKIENMKDPLTGLLTRKSFTDEVVRIESSYVRINTQYAVVFFDLDHFKKINDTYGHECGDVVLSTFGKILNKSIRDHDIVGRYGGEEFVAIIHFNLNRELLQFLKRIKTIVTENSFLYKGQKIKVTFSAGVALRGSYDSYENTLQKADMLLYQAKENGRNKITLENGMEI, from the coding sequence ATGATTGAAAATATTAAAGACATTATAGAACAATTAACAACAAAAGAAAAAGAGTTTGTAAATACAAATGCCATTGATACTCCTTTGAAGTTAATACCTCTTTTACTAAAAAGAGTAAATCCACAAAATGTTCAAACATTGGCTTCTTTAATAAAAAAATCTGTTCTTCCTTCAATTTGTTCTAAAACAAATGATGAAATTGATGAACTCTTTACACAAATAGAAAAAGATGTAAATCTTTTATTTAAAAAAGAAATTCAGGATAAAATTGAAGAATTTATAAATAAAAGATTTGAAAGAGATAAAAAAGTTGTAATAGAAAGAACTTCTGATATTTCTAAACTTGTATTACTTATGGAAGAATATTTAAATGATGCTATTTCAAGCAATGGTTCTGGTTCTAAAGTTGTTCTAAACATAAAAGAAAGAATAGAATCAATAAATATAAGAGACAATGGATTAGAAGAACTGACTAAACTTCAAAATGAATTAGTTACTGCTGCTATTTCTATTGAAAAAGAGATGAATACGGTTACTAGCAAACTAGAAACTGGTAAGACAAAAGTTCAAGAATTAGAAGAAAAAATAACAACATTAGAAGAAGAATTAAATAAAACAAAAATAGAAAACATGAAAGATCCATTAACCGGTCTTTTAACAAGAAAATCTTTTACAGATGAAGTAGTAAGAATAGAAAGTTCTTATGTAAGAATAAATACTCAATATGCTGTTGTTTTTTTTGATTTAGATCATTTTAAAAAAATAAATGATACTTATGGACATGAGTGTGGAGATGTTGTTTTATCAACTTTTGGGAAGATATTAAATAAAAGTATTAGAGACCATGATATCGTTGGAAGATACGGTGGAGAAGAATTTGTTGCAATTATTCATTTTAATCTAAATAGGGAGCTTTTACAGTTCTTAAAACGCATTAAAACAATAGTTACTGAAAATAGCTTTTTATATAAAGGTCAAAAAATAAAAGTTACTTTTAGTGCAGGTGTTGCGTTAAGAGGTAGTTATGACTCATATGAAAATACGCTACAAAAAGCGGATATGCTTTTATACCAAGCAAAAGAAAATGGAAGAAATAAAATAACTTTAGAAAATGGGATGGAAATTTAA
- a CDS encoding GatB/YqeY domain-containing protein codes for MSLKEQLKEDLKTAMREKEVVKRDSIRAINTMIKQIEVDERKELNDEDVIKLIQKGIKQREEAIAQYSAASRDDLVAKEQEQIDVFMLYLPAQASDEELEAGMKEIIAQTAATTMKDIGKVMGAASKKFAGVADGKRINEMVKKLLA; via the coding sequence ATGAGCTTAAAAGAGCAATTAAAAGAAGATTTAAAAACTGCAATGAGAGAAAAAGAAGTTGTTAAAAGAGACTCAATTAGAGCTATTAATACAATGATTAAACAAATTGAAGTTGATGAGAGAAAAGAGCTTAATGATGAAGATGTTATTAAGTTAATCCAAAAAGGTATCAAACAAAGAGAAGAAGCAATAGCTCAATATTCTGCTGCTTCAAGAGATGATTTAGTAGCAAAAGAGCAAGAACAAATAGATGTTTTTATGTTATATCTTCCAGCACAAGCAAGTGATGAAGAACTAGAAGCAGGAATGAAAGAAATCATAGCACAAACGGCGGCAACAACTATGAAAGACATAGGAAAAGTAATGGGAGCAGCAAGCAAAAAATTTGCAGGTGTTGCAGATGGAAAAAGAATAAATGAAATGGTTAAAAAGCTTTTAGCATAA
- the abc-f gene encoding ribosomal protection-like ABC-F family protein, with the protein MALIDLQNISKQYDTKIILKDANFTLNHGQRIAVIGQNGQGKSTLFKIIMKDTEPDSGEMAIDKSLKIEMLDQQPKFKANLLVRDAIEEQLAELKSAKNEYESITNKLLTNYEDEELIRKQSELASYLEFHNAWDLDNMIERVLVEFQLKQYEFKDVNLLSGGEQRRVSLAGLLLKKPDVLLLDEPTNHLDVYMVEFLEQLLLKNNFTLLFISHDRYFIDNIATSVVEVEGGVLRKFNGGYSSYLEQKAQLLENMQKDHENLLRLVKREAHWMQRGVTARRKRNERRKSEYFDLKKQARSNPAQIRKMSLELQREQKSFNTDDNQKNKKKMLYELDDICKTLGDKKLIENFTTRILQKDTIAIVGPNGSGKSTLLKIFMEKMTVDSGAFKKGDFDIGYFDQQRDSLDDERNLLETFCPNGGDRVILDDGRNMHVFGYLKNFLFPREYLDKKVGTLSGGEKNRVALALLFTRKVDCLILDEPTNDLDIPTINILEEYLQNFQGALIFVSHDRYFVDKIAKKLFVFQGNAQIMESHQPYTEYLEIEKEIKDLESFEKEIEKETSSQKVVQTVKKQTKLSYKDQREYDMLPEELEKLELKLEEINACLMDPKCYEQKGIVAMSKELDETKEIYEAKVERFLELEELIESFNS; encoded by the coding sequence ATGGCTCTTATCGACTTACAAAACATTTCAAAACAATACGATACAAAGATTATTTTAAAAGATGCAAATTTTACTTTAAACCATGGGCAAAGAATTGCTGTTATTGGACAAAATGGTCAAGGAAAATCTACACTTTTTAAAATAATTATGAAAGACACAGAACCTGATAGCGGGGAAATGGCTATTGATAAATCTCTTAAAATTGAGATGCTAGATCAACAACCAAAATTTAAAGCAAATCTTCTTGTAAGAGATGCAATTGAAGAGCAATTAGCTGAGTTAAAATCTGCTAAAAATGAGTATGAATCAATAACGAACAAATTGTTAACAAATTATGAAGATGAAGAACTAATACGAAAACAAAGTGAATTAGCTTCTTATTTAGAATTTCATAATGCTTGGGATTTAGACAATATGATTGAGCGTGTTTTAGTTGAATTTCAATTAAAACAGTATGAATTTAAAGATGTAAATCTTCTAAGTGGAGGGGAACAGCGTCGTGTTAGTCTTGCTGGACTTTTGCTTAAAAAACCTGATGTTTTACTTTTAGATGAGCCTACAAATCATCTTGATGTTTATATGGTTGAGTTTTTAGAGCAACTACTTTTAAAAAACAATTTCACCCTGCTTTTCATCTCACATGATAGATACTTTATAGATAATATTGCAACATCAGTTGTTGAAGTTGAAGGTGGTGTATTAAGAAAGTTTAATGGTGGATACTCTTCTTATCTAGAACAAAAAGCTCAGCTTCTAGAAAATATGCAAAAAGACCATGAAAATCTTCTAAGACTTGTAAAACGAGAAGCCCATTGGATGCAACGAGGAGTAACTGCTAGAAGAAAAAGAAATGAAAGAAGAAAATCAGAGTATTTTGACTTAAAAAAACAAGCTAGAAGTAATCCTGCGCAAATTAGAAAAATGAGTTTAGAGTTACAAAGGGAACAAAAATCATTTAATACTGATGATAATCAAAAAAATAAAAAGAAAATGCTTTATGAGTTAGATGATATTTGTAAAACTCTTGGGGATAAAAAGCTTATTGAAAATTTTACAACTAGAATTTTACAAAAAGACACTATTGCAATAGTGGGTCCTAATGGAAGTGGAAAATCAACACTTCTAAAAATATTCATGGAAAAGATGACAGTTGATAGTGGAGCATTTAAAAAAGGTGATTTTGATATTGGCTATTTTGACCAACAAAGAGATAGTTTAGATGATGAAAGAAATCTTTTAGAAACTTTTTGTCCAAATGGTGGAGACAGGGTTATTTTAGATGATGGAAGAAACATGCATGTTTTTGGATATCTAAAGAATTTCTTATTTCCTAGAGAATATCTTGATAAAAAAGTTGGAACATTAAGTGGTGGTGAAAAAAATAGAGTTGCCCTTGCCCTACTTTTTACTAGAAAAGTTGATTGTTTGATTCTTGATGAACCTACAAATGACTTGGATATTCCTACAATTAATATTTTAGAAGAGTATTTACAAAACTTTCAAGGTGCATTAATATTTGTATCTCACGATAGATATTTTGTAGATAAAATTGCTAAAAAACTTTTTGTATTCCAAGGAAATGCCCAAATTATGGAAAGTCATCAACCATATACTGAATACCTAGAAATAGAAAAAGAGATAAAAGATTTAGAATCATTTGAAAAAGAGATTGAAAAAGAAACAAGCTCTCAAAAAGTAGTACAAACAGTAAAAAAACAAACTAAACTATCATATAAAGACCAAAGAGAATATGATATGTTACCTGAAGAATTAGAAAAACTAGAGCTAAAACTAGAAGAAATAAATGCTTGTTTAATGGATCCCAAGTGCTATGAGCAAAAAGGAATTGTTGCTATGTCAAAAGAATTAGATGAAACAAAAGAAATTTATGAAGCAAAAGTTGAAAGATTTTTAGAGTTAGAAGAGTTAATAGAAAGCTTTAATTCTTAA